ACTACGAGCGTATCTCGACCAACTCGACGTCACGTTCGACGCACGACTGGCCTACGGGTTCGCTCCGATCATCATCGCTGGTGGGGCGATGCGCGCCCTCGAGGATATCGGACTGCTCGGCGACTACGCGGTGTGGTTCATCACGCCATCGATTTACATCGTCGTGACCGCTGTCACCATCCTCGCGCTCGGTGTCGGTGCACTCGTGCGTGACCAAAGTATCGGATCTATCCCGCTAACAGTCGAGCTTGTCGGGTCGGTGTGGGCTGTCGGGGCCGTCGGGTGGGCTGTTTGGCACGGCCTCTCGACGTCGACCCCACTCCGCCTATGGGTTCCTGTCGCGACAACGGGGATAGCGCTCGGCGTGACCGGACTCTACTACTGGGGCGCGAGTTTCGCCACTATCGCCCACCTTCGACATCCGATAGTCCTGCTGGCTGTCTTCGGGCAAACGTGGGACGCTGCGCAGAATCTCATCGGTGTGACGTTCCTCGGCTACTCCCCCAAGTTGTTCGTCACGAATCTCGTGTACCAGGCGACTGGATTCTCCGGGTCGACGTTCGTCCTCAAACTGCTCGTGACTCTCGGCATCGTGTGGTATCTCGCTGCTGCGAAAGAGGAGTTGAATCATACGTGGTGGTGGATGATAGCGTTCTTCATCGGGGCTATCGGGCTTCCGATGGGTGTCAGAGGGTCACTCCGAATGATGCTTGGTATCTAACTTAGGACTGCATCGCAGCTGTCAGTGCTCGGTCGAGATCTGCGCGGAGGTCTGCCACGTCTTCGAGACCGACACTCACACGGATGAGCCCGTCGGTGATTCCTGCTTCCTGTCGCACTTCACGAGGGACCGACGCGTGGGTCATCGTTGCAGGCTGTTCGATAAGACTCTCGACGCCCCCGAGGCTTTCCGCCAGCGTGAACACCTCGGTCGCGGAAACGAGTGTCTCCGCCATCTCCAGCGTACCGTCGAGTTCGAAGCTCAACATCCCCCCGAAGTCGTCCATCTGCGTGGCGGCCAGGTCGTGTTGTGGATGGGAATCCAGTCCCGGATAGTACACTCGGTCGACAGCCGGATGATCGTCGAGCCACGCCGCCAGGTCGCGGGCGTTCTCACTGTGTCGATCCATCCGGACGGGGAGCGTCTTCGTTCCCCGGAGGACGAGGAAGCACACGAACGGATCCGGCGTCGCCCCCACGCTGTTCTGGTAGAACCCCAACTGCTCGTCGAGACCTTCGTCGTGGGTAACGAGAGCACCGCCGACGACATCGGAGTGACCGCCGAGGTACTTCGTCAGCGAATGGGCGACGATGTCAGCGCCCAACTCCAGGGGGCGCTGGAGATACGGCGTTGCAAACGTGTTGTCCACGGCACAGAGAGCGCCGCGATCGTGGGAAATTTCCGCGATGTCCGCGATATCGACGACCTGCATCAGTGGATTCGTGGGCGTCTCGAGCCACACGAGTTCCGTCTCCGGAGAGACTGCCGCCAGGACCGCGTCGCGGTCGGTCGTGTCGACGAAGTCGAACGCGAGGTCGTAATCCTTGTAGACCTGCGTGAATAGCCGATGGGTCCCGCCGTAGACATCTTCACCGACCACGACGTGATCGCCTGCTTCGAGCAGATTCAGGACCGTGTTGATCGCGGCCATCCCGCTGGCGAAGGCCCGTCCGTACGCTCCGCTTTCGAGGCTGGCGAGGTTCGCTTCCAGCGCTGCACGCGTTGGATTACCGGTCCGCGAGTACTCGTAGCCACGGTGATCGCCGGGCGCGTCCTGGGCGAACGTCGAGGAGGCGTAGATGGGCGTCATGACTGCGCCGGTATCCGGATCCGGGCGTTGGCCGCCGTGGATCGCCCGCGTGTCGAACCGGCCAGCGTCGTGCGTCTCGTCTCGCTGGTCGTCGCTCATGCTTTCCCCTCCCAGGTCTCGAAGGAACCGTAGATGTTCTTCGAGAGGTACCGTTCGCTGCCATCGGGAAACACCGTAACGACGGCAGGTGCTGGGAGATCAAGTTCACCAGCCGCGGCCTCTTCAGCGACCTCGCGTGCAGCGACGCTCGCCGCACCCGAACTGGAGCCGACGAGATGCCCCTCCTCAGCGGCGAGACGGGTCACTTCGGCGTGTGTGTCCCGGTCGCTAACCGTCCGAATGTCGTCTATCGCGGCTGGATCGAGCAGCTCGGTCACGTCCGGGTCGTGTGTGCCGATGCCTTCGGTCTTGTAGGGCGCCTCTTCGCGTTCTCGGTTCAGGAGTTCGCCAAACGTCGAGCCCTCCGGTTCGACGGCTACGACGTGGACGTTGGGGACATGCTCGCGCACGGCCCGGGTGATGCCCATCAGCGTCCCGCCGGAACCGACGCCCGCAACGATTGCGCCGACGTGCTCGCCGAGGGTGTTGAGAATCTCCTGGCCCGTTGTCTCGTAGTGGGCTTCGACGTTCAACGGCGTCCCAAACTGCTGTGGAACGACGGCGTCGTCGCGCCGGTCGGCGATCTCGTGGGCCGTTTCGGCAGCCTCGCTCATCCCCGCGTCACCGGAGACATGAACGATCTCCGCACCGAGCGCGGCCATCAGTCGTTCTTTCTCCTCGCTGAATCCGCGGGGAACGACGAAGACCGTCTCCAGCCCGAGTCGATTGGCGGCAATCGCCATTCCGATGCCAGTGTTTCCGGCGGTCGGTTCGACGATCGTGCCGCCGGGCGGAACGTCGCCGCGTTCGAGGAGTCGTTCGAGGATGTGCTTGCCGATTCGGTCTTTCACGCTGCCGCCGGGATTGAACCTCTCCAGTTTCGCGTAGACGGAAACGTCGCTAGGCGTCGCGTCGAGTTCGACGATCGGTGTATTACCGATTGTTCCGAGGAGCGATGCGTCGGAGTCGTTGTGACGAGTCATATCTCTGGGTCATATGGGGGCAATCTGTGGCCGGTACGCTCGTTGACGGGAATCCGTCAACAACAGCGACAGCCCGAAGACCCAGCGCAGAAACAGTCCGCGAGGATAGCAGTGCGGGAGTGCAGTCGGTGTGTCACCCGCCGCTGCCGGCGGGACGCCGAGCCGTGATCGCGGGCACGCCGTGATGGAACCGTCACGGCAGTTCCCTCAACCGAGGGGGCTCGCCTCATACGAAGACCTATGAGACGCTGTCTTTTGTGGTTTCCTCTTTGGAACTGAAAGTCAGCACCGACGTCCTACCCGAATCCGTTCTCGATACGCAGGAAAATGGGGCGTTTCACCCGTTCTACAGCCGTTCACGACGCTTCTGGAACTCTTCTTCGTCGATTTCTCCTCGTGCGTAACGGCGTTGGAGGGTTTCCATCGCGGAATCGTCACTCTCTGAAGGTGCATCCCCTCGAGCCGTTGCCCAGTAGAGGAGTCCGCCCACCAATCCCAGCATTCCGAGTGCCCCGCCGACGAACGGGACACCGCCCCACCCGCCCCTCGAGCCACCCATCATGCCCCCTCCGCCGGGCCCCATCATGCCACCATCGGTGCTCCCGCTTCCGTCGACGTCCGAGCCGACGGCCACGGCGCCGTTCTGGACGATCGTATCGCTATCGGGAACCTCGCCGTCGGGGATCGAGCTCTCTTCGGCCGGTCCCCCGGGGTTTCCGACGACGATGCGGCCGACCATGCCGACCGACTTGTGTGGGATGCAATAATAGTCGTACGTGCCGGGGGCCTCGAACGTGTACTCGAAGCTCCCCTGCGAGATTGTGCCGCTATCGAAGGCCGTCCCGTCGGCGGGAACGCGGTCCGGATAGGCCGTCGCCGAGTGTGCACCGGCTGCTATCTCGAAGCGGACGGTCGTGCCGGGTTCGACGTGGAGTCCGATCGGGTCAAAGTAGTTGTTGCCCATCTTCACGACGGGCGTCTCCTGTGCGCTCACTGGCTGAGAGAGGCCTGCGCTGGCGACTGCGCCGCCACCGAGCACTCCCAGAAACTGACGTCGATTATAGTTCGTCATGTGGTTTGAATTGGTCTGGTGGTCGTTATGTTCGCACGACATCGACGAGACGTTGGGCGAGTCCAGACGACTGCTGGGTCGCGCTCTCGATAGCTGACTCCAAGTCGTTCCGCTCGACGATGCCGATGAACTCGGCGGTCTGTTTACCGCTCGCGTAGACGAGTGTCGTCGGCGTCTTCCGGACGCCGTATTCCTCGGCCGTTTCCAGATCTTTCTGGATGTCGACCTCCCGGAACTCCACATCCGGATACGTGTCCTCGAGGCCGTCGTTTTTCTCCCGCTGTGTTGCGCATGCCCCACACGTCTGTTGGGTGAAGAGGATGACTTCGGTCACATTGTATACTACGGTCTTGTAACTTATTCACATTACTATTCAGAATCGTAAGCTGAGAGTGTCCCAGATATTTGATTCAAAGACGCGCTCACACAGTGGTGATAGGGAATAGCCTGACAAATGAAATCGAGTACACAAGCTTGGAGTATCCGCATCGTGGTGAGTACTCGTTGGTCTACTCCGACCGTTCGAGTTTGTCGCGGCGGGATTCGAACTCTTCGTCGGTGAGATCGCCGCGAGCGTACGCCGTGCGGAGTTCCTCCATCGCGGGATTTTGAGACGTCTGGCCTTCATTCGCACGTCGGAAGAGGAGGTAGCCACCGCCGAGGAGGATGAGGAAGAAGATGATCTGAACGAGCATCCCGACGAACGGCCACCATCCGCTGTTGGTACCGCCGTAGCCCATCATTCCGCCGAATCCCATCCCCATCGTGAGCAACGGGAGCACGATGATCGCTCCGAAGATCAGGAGAACGATTGTCGTGGTGTCGAGCTGGTTCGACGAAGACATCGAAGATCAGGCCTCCGGCGTGGATTCGTATTCGTCGCCGACAGCCGAGAGAACACGCTCGAAGCGTTCGGTGACTTCGGTCGCGATGGAGTCGAGCCCATCGTTGTCTGCGATCCCGACTAATTGCTGCGGATCAACGGCACTCACGACGATATCGCCGTCATCGGTCTCGTAGACAATGACGTTACACGGGAGGAGTGCGCCGAGTTCGATTTCTTCGGTCAGTCCCTCGTATGCCAGCGGGGGATTGCATGCACCGAGAATGCGATACTGACGGAATTCTTCGCCGAGTTTCTCCTTGAGCGTCGCCTGGATGTCGATGTCACAGAGGACGCCGAATCCTTCGTCTTTGAGCGCTGCCATTGTCGTGTCGACGACGTCGTCGAACTCGCCGGCTACTTCTGTTTGTATTGTATAGTCCATTATGTGCAATACTCATTCTATATGGTTAAGGGTTGGGTTCCAACACAACGGCCGTTGAGTGAGAGTGTGACGTCTCGGCTGAACAGCAACGGATCCAGTCATCCGGTTCGTTCGAGTTCTTTTCGCCGTCGATCGAATTCATCGTCCGAGAGATCACCGCGGGCGTAGCGCTCACGGAGAACCGATAGCGACTGCTCGTCGCTCCCGCCGGATTCTCTATTGAGGAGCGCATAGACGATGTAGAGCGGGACGGCGAGGAGAATCCCCATCCAAAGCAGTCCCCAGAGCCCCATCGCTCCGCCGAAGAGGCCCCAGCCGCTCCCGCCCATCATCCCGCCACTGTACCTCCCGCCACCGTGGGCAGCAGCCGTTCCAGTCGCTGCGACCAGCAGCGGGACGGCGAGTAACGCGAGTCTACGAGCAGTGCGTCCGATGTGAGTGATGAATTGCGTCATTTTCTCGAGCTGGTGAATCGCGGTGTTCGGTTGAAACGATTGAAACGGTCAGGGCCGTCAACAGTGGCCCTGCCCGTACATCCCGCCGTTGTAGTTGCCGTCAGTCCTGTCGTGGTATCTCTTGTCTGCCCCGTCGTGGTATTCCTCGTCAGCCATGTCCTGGGCCATCTCGTCGACAGTCACACCCATGTGCGACTCCATCCACTCGACGCTACCAGGACCCATGTGTTCGGTCATCTGCACTTCCATCCGGGTCGCCCAGTCATCTGCGGTGGCATTGTCCGTGGGCGCGTCGTCAGCGGTCGTGTCGTTACCGTGTGCGCTGACAACGGGTACGGCAAACGCGAGTCCGACGATCGCGAGCGCCACGAACAGCCATCCTCCGAGGTTTCGGTTGGTCATTGTCTTTTGCCTCACGTAGTCATACGATGGGTTCGGGGTTATCCTCGTGGGTGTAAATCCAAACAGCAGACCGTTCGAGAACGTCTATAACCGCTTTTAACCGTTTTGCTCCACGAAGGTCGTTCATACCTGCAGAATTCGAGAGGGAGAGCGCCCGATAGATAGGGACTATTGTCCCGTGTATTGCTGCCGAAGATCATCACTCGGATATACGCGATAAGTCCGACCTTGTCGTTCCCGATACAGCAGACCGCGCTCCTCGAGTGAACTCACGGTCTGGCTCACTTTGCTCTTCGAAAACTCAGATCGATCCCGAAGTTCGATCTGTGTGATTCCGGGAGACTTCAGGACTGGTTCGAGGACGCGTCGTTCATCATCCGGTAAGAGATCGAGCACGCGCGCTTGCGGATTCGATTCTGGGTTGATAGACGTCGTTGGTGAAGTTTCCTGATTCATCGATGTAGGTGTTGTCGCCGATGTCTGATCGGAATCGATATGCTCCGCTGAGTTCGCCTCTTCCGAGTCGGTGAGATTTCCTCGAACCACGTAATAGACGCCACCGATAACACCTGCGACCAGCAGAGTTCCGACCACATACCAGAGAGGGTTTGGACCGTGCATCGCCCCCATAGATGAATCCATCATCGAACCCATCGATTGCTCGATAGCCCGACGCTGCTGATAGGCCCGCCAGCTGAGTGCCCCGCCGGCTAGGAGGACGAATCCGAGGACCACACCGACGGCAGTATCTGCTCGACGGCGTTTCATATGGCGGCCCCGAATTGCGAGATTTGACTATTCATACCGTCCATTTGGGCGCGTCAGGTGTGACAATTGCGGATTGAAACTGTGATGATGAATCCCTTCTCAGCGGAATAACCACAGTGCGATCATCAGTGGTCATGGTCGTGATCGTGACTTGATATCTGCGGGCTTTGATCAGCAAATTCCGTTGGTTCTTCTTCGAACGTGCGCTTGCAGGTCTTCGAGCAAAAATGGTACGTCGCCCCATCATGGGACGCGCTCGGCCCCTCATCGTCGGTTCGCATCCCACAGACCGGATCACGATACTGACCCGGTGCACCGAGGCCACGCCGGTACACGTACAGCAGGAACCCGGAGAGCGCGAAGGCGATGAGGTTGAGGTAGAACGTGTAGTTGAGTTCGAAGTACGTCTGCTCGGTTGCCGTCTCGCCACCCGCGAGGTCCGGGATGATGCCGAAGGCGTCGAATAGCAGCTCCATTAGGAAGCCGGTGAACGCCATCGTGACGAAGAAGACGCCGAGGATGTACAGCATGATCTTCCAGCCGTAGTACTTCCGGTAGACGTTCAACACGGGGATCGTGATGAGGTCAGCGTAGACGAACGCGATGATCCCGGCGAAGCTGACGCCACCGCCCCACAGCGCGACGGCGAACGGGACGTTCCCCATACTACCGACGAAACTGAGCACGGCGATGATGACGCCCATGACGGCGTTCTCGGCAGTCACGAGCAGGCCGTCGCCCTGGATGAACAGGGTGTTCCAGACCCACTGCGGGACGAACACGATGACGAACCCGGAGATGAGAAAGCCGGCAACGATGTCCTTCCAGATCATCGACCACTCCTTACGGTACTGATTCCCGACCTTGTACCAGCCACCCCACGACAGCAACTCGTCACGCCACCCGCCGCTACTCGACGTCTCCTGGCGGTAGGTTTCCATACAGCCCTCCGAGCAGAATTTGAGCGTCTCACCGCCGTCGGTCGTGAGCGTGTACTCGTCTTTCCCCTCCATCCCGCAGGTGGGATCTTCCGTGACGCCCGATGCGTGATCACGTTCGTTGAGCGTTTCTCGGACTTCGTTAAACAGGTTCTCGGGGAGCGTCAGGTGAACGATGACCGCCATGACGGCGATGAGGATCAGGCCGCCGAGCAACTCCGCGAGGAGGAATTCCCACCCTAGCAGGATCAAGATCATCAGTCCGAGTTCGACGATGAGGTTCGTCGACGCGAACATGAACGCGAGGAAGTTCACCGCGTGCGCCCCCTTCTTGAACAAGCCCTTCCCGATGGCGAGGGCCCCAAAACTACAGCCACTACTCGCTGCTCCGAACACAGTCGCCTTGGTTAGTCCAGTTAGATCGCCCTCACCCAGCACCTGTGCCATCC
The DNA window shown above is from Haloarcula halobia and carries:
- a CDS encoding DUF63 family protein, which translates into the protein MSTVTRRVETALPETGSREWWALYLLAPLVLIGGGLPVFPTLVYDRFIWQYLWGPVVADAAGQSVTHEGIRAVQGYNAVNTIIYLAAVVYSLPGLRAYLDQLDVTFDARLAYGFAPIIIAGGAMRALEDIGLLGDYAVWFITPSIYIVVTAVTILALGVGALVRDQSIGSIPLTVELVGSVWAVGAVGWAVWHGLSTSTPLRLWVPVATTGIALGVTGLYYWGASFATIAHLRHPIVLLAVFGQTWDAAQNLIGVTFLGYSPKLFVTNLVYQATGFSGSTFVLKLLVTLGIVWYLAAAKEELNHTWWWMIAFFIGAIGLPMGVRGSLRMMLGI
- a CDS encoding cystathionine gamma-synthase, which produces MSDDQRDETHDAGRFDTRAIHGGQRPDPDTGAVMTPIYASSTFAQDAPGDHRGYEYSRTGNPTRAALEANLASLESGAYGRAFASGMAAINTVLNLLEAGDHVVVGEDVYGGTHRLFTQVYKDYDLAFDFVDTTDRDAVLAAVSPETELVWLETPTNPLMQVVDIADIAEISHDRGALCAVDNTFATPYLQRPLELGADIVAHSLTKYLGGHSDVVGGALVTHDEGLDEQLGFYQNSVGATPDPFVCFLVLRGTKTLPVRMDRHSENARDLAAWLDDHPAVDRVYYPGLDSHPQHDLAATQMDDFGGMLSFELDGTLEMAETLVSATEVFTLAESLGGVESLIEQPATMTHASVPREVRQEAGITDGLIRVSVGLEDVADLRADLDRALTAAMQS
- a CDS encoding PLP-dependent cysteine synthase family protein, with amino-acid sequence MTRHNDSDASLLGTIGNTPIVELDATPSDVSVYAKLERFNPGGSVKDRIGKHILERLLERGDVPPGGTIVEPTAGNTGIGMAIAANRLGLETVFVVPRGFSEEKERLMAALGAEIVHVSGDAGMSEAAETAHEIADRRDDAVVPQQFGTPLNVEAHYETTGQEILNTLGEHVGAIVAGVGSGGTLMGITRAVREHVPNVHVVAVEPEGSTFGELLNREREEAPYKTEGIGTHDPDVTELLDPAAIDDIRTVSDRDTHAEVTRLAAEEGHLVGSSSGAASVAAREVAEEAAAGELDLPAPAVVTVFPDGSERYLSKNIYGSFETWEGKA
- a CDS encoding plastocyanin/azurin family copper-binding protein; this encodes MSAQETPVVKMGNNYFDPIGLHVEPGTTVRFEIAAGAHSATAYPDRVPADGTAFDSGTISQGSFEYTFEAPGTYDYYCIPHKSVGMVGRIVVGNPGGPAEESSIPDGEVPDSDTIVQNGAVAVGSDVDGSGSTDGGMMGPGGGGMMGGSRGGWGGVPFVGGALGMLGLVGGLLYWATARGDAPSESDDSAMETLQRRYARGEIDEEEFQKRRERL
- a CDS encoding thioredoxin family protein, with translation MTEVILFTQQTCGACATQREKNDGLEDTYPDVEFREVDIQKDLETAEEYGVRKTPTTLVYASGKQTAEFIGIVERNDLESAIESATQQSSGLAQRLVDVVRT
- a CDS encoding SHOCT domain-containing protein encodes the protein MSSSNQLDTTTIVLLIFGAIIVLPLLTMGMGFGGMMGYGGTNSGWWPFVGMLVQIIFFLILLGGGYLLFRRANEGQTSQNPAMEELRTAYARGDLTDEEFESRRDKLERSE
- a CDS encoding DUF302 domain-containing protein, yielding MDYTIQTEVAGEFDDVVDTTMAALKDEGFGVLCDIDIQATLKEKLGEEFRQYRILGACNPPLAYEGLTEEIELGALLPCNVIVYETDDGDIVVSAVDPQQLVGIADNDGLDSIATEVTERFERVLSAVGDEYESTPEA
- a CDS encoding SHOCT domain-containing protein, with the protein product MTQFITHIGRTARRLALLAVPLLVAATGTAAAHGGGRYSGGMMGGSGWGLFGGAMGLWGLLWMGILLAVPLYIVYALLNRESGGSDEQSLSVLRERYARGDLSDDEFDRRRKELERTG
- a CDS encoding helix-turn-helix transcriptional regulator, translated to MKRRRADTAVGVVLGFVLLAGGALSWRAYQQRRAIEQSMGSMMDSSMGAMHGPNPLWYVVGTLLVAGVIGGVYYVVRGNLTDSEEANSAEHIDSDQTSATTPTSMNQETSPTTSINPESNPQARVLDLLPDDERRVLEPVLKSPGITQIELRDRSEFSKSKVSQTVSSLEERGLLYRERQGRTYRVYPSDDLRQQYTGQ
- a CDS encoding permease, which produces MQATIIDGVLESLRIGVGFLWTAAWAIIMGLTITSLVQVYVSKERMAQVLGEGDLTGLTKATVFGAASSGCSFGALAIGKGLFKKGAHAVNFLAFMFASTNLIVELGLMILILLGWEFLLAELLGGLILIAVMAVIVHLTLPENLFNEVRETLNERDHASGVTEDPTCGMEGKDEYTLTTDGGETLKFCSEGCMETYRQETSSSGGWRDELLSWGGWYKVGNQYRKEWSMIWKDIVAGFLISGFVIVFVPQWVWNTLFIQGDGLLVTAENAVMGVIIAVLSFVGSMGNVPFAVALWGGGVSFAGIIAFVYADLITIPVLNVYRKYYGWKIMLYILGVFFVTMAFTGFLMELLFDAFGIIPDLAGGETATEQTYFELNYTFYLNLIAFALSGFLLYVYRRGLGAPGQYRDPVCGMRTDDEGPSASHDGATYHFCSKTCKRTFEEEPTEFADQSPQISSHDHDHDH